Proteins from a genomic interval of Thermoanaerobacterium thermosaccharolyticum DSM 571:
- a CDS encoding DUF6385 domain-containing protein, with amino-acid sequence MPNNIVFNPVAEQLKTLIHGMQGTTPTPLLLDSTTGKLLSTVDGSVTVAGTVTAQGTLTVNASNFDIRPLTGATDSVTISSGSVTVAGTVTVTASALDIRPLTASTDSFTLGSRTFLEDSTNIAGVTGTGVVLMENTGDKSMYSYYITNTGTNTITIKLQISPTTTDTYFVDDTTSINLAGGSITVLTAVKFLQYTRLYYDTGGAAATAEFYYNAQV; translated from the coding sequence ATGCCTAATAATATAGTATTTAATCCGGTTGCTGAACAGCTTAAGACACTGATTCACGGTATGCAGGGTACGACACCAACACCTTTGTTGCTGGATTCGACAACAGGAAAGCTTTTGTCTACTGTTGATGGTTCTGTGACAGTGGCGGGCACAGTAACAGCCCAAGGAACGCTGACGGTGAATGCATCAAATTTTGATATAAGGCCTCTTACGGGTGCAACAGATTCTGTAACCATAAGCAGTGGGTCTGTGACAGTTGCAGGTACAGTTACTGTGACGGCATCAGCATTAGATATAAGACCTCTTACTGCTTCAACTGATTCGTTTACACTTGGAAGTAGAACATTCTTAGAAGATTCTACTAACATTGCAGGAGTGACTGGTACAGGTGTTGTTTTAATGGAGAATACGGGAGATAAATCGATGTATTCATATTATATTACGAATACAGGGACTAATACTATTACAATTAAACTTCAGATAAGTCCCACAACGACTGACACTTATTTTGTGGATGACACAACAAGCATTAATTTGGCAGGTGGATCTATTACAGTTTTAACAGCAGTTAAATTTCTGCAATATACAAGGTTATATTATGATACAGGTGGTGCGGCAGCTACGGCAGAATTTTACTACAATGCACAGGTTTAA
- a CDS encoding YveK family protein yields MEEEISLRELLEIIWKGRKLIVSITIISVLIAGILSFFVIKPTYEASTTLSVSDVTPQTGFFGSNTTVVLPNQNTNDGSMIESDTADKDLSYLLSSILKYQDMTVNTYKEEVTNPQVLLDTIKQLKLDTKKYTLDNFKNEIDVQAIDNTNLITIKVKESDPELAAKIADTIASNFKSYIISKNNRQTDKLISTIENLINLHNTKIESATNELNGTDPADKIKYEQNQTKLNLLKNTRDIMMEKYNMLQLVKASNLGEQGILVTSKAIVPDKPVSPKKLLNIVIAFILGLMLSVFIVFFMEYWKNTSPEARSVKDLKNDNMIIS; encoded by the coding sequence ATGGAAGAAGAAATATCATTAAGAGAGTTATTGGAAATCATATGGAAAGGACGAAAGCTGATTGTGTCAATTACCATTATATCTGTATTAATAGCCGGTATATTGAGTTTTTTTGTAATTAAACCAACATATGAAGCATCAACAACATTAAGCGTTTCAGACGTTACACCACAGACAGGGTTTTTTGGTTCTAATACAACTGTAGTTTTACCTAATCAAAATACCAATGATGGGTCTATGATAGAAAGCGACACTGCCGATAAAGATCTGTCGTACTTATTGTCATCTATATTGAAGTATCAAGACATGACTGTAAATACATATAAAGAAGAAGTAACGAATCCTCAAGTATTACTGGATACAATAAAACAATTAAAGTTAGATACGAAAAAATACACACTTGACAACTTTAAAAACGAAATTGATGTACAGGCCATAGACAATACCAATTTAATAACAATCAAAGTTAAAGAAAGCGATCCTGAATTGGCTGCTAAGATAGCGGATACCATAGCATCCAATTTTAAATCTTATATCATATCAAAAAACAATAGACAAACAGATAAGCTTATAAGTACAATAGAAAATCTCATAAATTTGCATAACACAAAGATAGAGTCAGCGACAAATGAATTAAATGGGACAGACCCAGCAGACAAAATAAAATATGAACAAAATCAAACAAAACTAAATTTATTGAAGAATACAAGAGATATAATGATGGAGAAATACAATATGCTTCAACTTGTAAAAGCATCAAATTTAGGAGAACAAGGCATACTAGTAACATCAAAGGCTATCGTTCCAGATAAGCCGGTATCACCAAAAAAACTATTAAATATAGTAATTGCCTTTATACTTGGCCTAATGTTAAGCGTATTTATCGTATTTTTTATGGAATACTGGAAAAATACAAGTC
- a CDS encoding YbaK/EbsC family protein, with the protein MSVEAVKKFFKKNNIDIDIKILKDTSTVEKAANAIGVSEGEIAKSMLFKLKDKYIMVILSGEKKIDNRKFKNTFHCKARMVPPEEVLEITGHPVGGVCPYGLKTDIDIYYDISLKNYKIVYPAAGDINAAVAIKVDDMDKIVKGEWVDVSQ; encoded by the coding sequence ATGTCCGTAGAAGCAGTCAAAAAATTTTTTAAAAAAAATAACATAGATATTGATATAAAAATACTTAAAGACACAAGCACTGTCGAAAAAGCTGCAAATGCGATTGGTGTCTCAGAAGGAGAAATTGCAAAATCCATGCTTTTTAAACTAAAAGACAAGTACATAATGGTTATACTGTCAGGTGAGAAGAAAATAGACAACAGGAAATTTAAAAATACTTTTCATTGCAAAGCAAGAATGGTACCACCTGAGGAAGTCCTTGAAATAACAGGGCATCCTGTTGGAGGTGTATGTCCATATGGATTAAAAACAGATATCGATATTTATTATGATATATCATTAAAAAATTATAAAATTGTATATCCAGCAGCCGGTGATATAAACGCCGCAGTAGCTATAAAAGTAGATGATATGGATAAAATAGTCAAAGGAGAATGGGTTGATGTATCCCAATAA
- a CDS encoding DNRLRE domain-containing protein, producing the protein MPTIIIQPWSKDTALESGYPISNRGSDPKLWIGRYYIGSSGKSVYRALIQFDLGILPPDSLIVEAIMKLYINYTTNDSIPAYVTPFLIIDEWDENTATWNNAPNIDETVFGSTKAITSEGWYGWNITNIAKGWINGLYANNGVMLKTPEIQNLETKSFYSKDESINVSLRPILQLTYITGTPFTLNDRRFVKTKSFYVSQDEESYTDINDCSSYSKFTYFVYNTSENPVIIKLLISPGDDVWIEDSGEIVLAPGKTATLVPYFFSQYTKLSFKNKEIGKAANITVWFEAQV; encoded by the coding sequence ATGCCGACTATTATTATACAGCCATGGTCAAAGGATACGGCTTTAGAATCAGGATATCCAATAAGTAACAGAGGGAGTGATCCAAAACTTTGGATTGGAAGGTATTATATTGGTTCTTCTGGTAAATCTGTGTACAGAGCTCTGATACAATTTGACCTTGGTATATTACCGCCAGATTCACTTATTGTTGAAGCAATTATGAAGCTTTATATTAATTATACGACAAATGATAGTATACCAGCGTATGTGACACCATTTTTAATTATTGATGAATGGGATGAAAATACCGCCACATGGAATAATGCGCCAAATATTGATGAAACAGTATTTGGATCGACCAAAGCTATAACCAGTGAGGGGTGGTATGGATGGAATATTACGAATATAGCGAAAGGATGGATTAATGGACTTTATGCGAACAATGGAGTAATGCTTAAAACACCGGAAATACAGAATTTAGAGACAAAAAGCTTTTATTCTAAAGATGAAAGCATTAATGTTTCTTTAAGACCAATACTACAACTGACTTATATAACGGGAACGCCGTTTACATTAAATGATAGAAGATTTGTAAAAACAAAATCGTTTTATGTATCACAAGATGAAGAAAGTTATACAGATATAAATGATTGTTCATCGTACAGTAAATTTACGTATTTTGTCTATAATACAAGTGAAAATCCCGTTATAATAAAGCTCTTGATAAGTCCTGGTGATGATGTTTGGATTGAAGACAGTGGAGAAATTGTTTTAGCTCCTGGGAAAACTGCAACATTAGTTCCCTATTTTTTTTCTCAATATACTAAATTGTCTTTTAAAAATAAAGAAATAGGGAAAGCGGCGAATATAACGGTTTGGTTTGAGGCACAAGTTTGA
- a CDS encoding TPR domain-containing glycosyltransferase, with protein sequence MLSLCMIVKNEENNLGRCLESVKDIVDEIIIVDTGSNDNTVDIAKSFGADVFYYKWKNDFSAARNFSLDKAKGDWILLMDADDEIDREDRKKIKKLLEDEKIDAYLFETISYVGDKPGTDALSNLNVRIIKNKPEYRFVGAIHEQILMPILKHGGNVAEVPIKVYHYGYLNKNIKDKDKRNRNMTILKKELRKNPDNPFHNFNMGTEYMALGNYECAYNYFKKSYSALKNVKTGYTTKLIVRMIMCLNQLNKIDEALSLCNKSIEEYPNVTDIVFLKGMLHHRLNQLQEAIGCFRKCIDMGDPPLIDRFITGVGGFKAYYAMGEVYMDMKEYDNAIISYINSLKLNPLNKVILYKLSNAYFKKHDENTAVEKIMSHFDGSPEAFVILSDILFLNGRYQKSLKCIDMALNSLKNNITYYIKGRTLMYLHRYNEAVEYFDMIDSGEYSCDSAIDNIICRLLTGKNIKKPMTILKKDFIEAYRVCFKFDLLVKEGVLSPLDEKDTRIYTDIIFLIFEKLFDIQEFDLFEKSLNMLNMVNEKDVLLKLGKLYFRHGAYKLAEEELTRSMKLFDEIDDEGFMILKILCSQNTEKIDA encoded by the coding sequence ATGTTGAGTCTGTGTATGATCGTAAAAAATGAAGAAAATAACCTTGGACGCTGTTTAGAAAGTGTTAAAGATATAGTCGATGAGATTATCATTGTTGATACAGGAAGCAATGACAATACAGTGGATATTGCCAAAAGCTTTGGGGCTGATGTTTTTTATTATAAATGGAAAAATGATTTTAGTGCGGCTAGAAATTTTTCACTAGATAAAGCTAAAGGCGATTGGATTTTATTGATGGATGCTGATGATGAGATAGATCGAGAAGATAGAAAGAAAATAAAGAAGCTTTTAGAAGATGAAAAAATAGATGCATATTTATTTGAAACAATAAGCTATGTAGGTGATAAGCCGGGAACAGATGCCCTTTCAAATCTAAACGTAAGAATTATAAAAAATAAACCTGAGTACAGATTTGTTGGAGCAATTCACGAACAAATTCTGATGCCGATACTTAAGCACGGTGGCAATGTAGCAGAAGTACCCATAAAGGTTTATCATTACGGTTATCTCAACAAAAATATTAAAGATAAAGACAAGAGAAATAGAAATATGACAATACTAAAGAAAGAGCTTAGAAAAAATCCGGATAATCCTTTTCACAACTTTAATATGGGAACAGAATACATGGCACTAGGTAATTATGAATGTGCATATAATTATTTTAAAAAATCCTACAGTGCTTTAAAAAATGTTAAGACGGGATACACGACTAAACTCATTGTGAGGATGATAATGTGCTTAAATCAATTAAACAAAATTGACGAAGCTTTAAGTTTGTGCAATAAGTCAATAGAGGAGTATCCTAACGTAACTGATATTGTATTTTTAAAAGGTATGCTGCATCATAGGCTTAATCAGCTTCAAGAAGCTATAGGATGTTTTAGAAAATGTATAGACATGGGGGATCCACCGCTTATAGATAGGTTTATAACAGGTGTAGGTGGATTTAAAGCTTACTATGCGATGGGAGAAGTTTATATGGATATGAAAGAATATGACAATGCCATTATAAGCTATATAAATTCGTTAAAATTGAATCCTTTAAATAAAGTCATACTGTACAAACTATCAAATGCTTATTTTAAGAAACATGATGAAAATACCGCGGTAGAAAAGATTATGTCACACTTTGACGGTTCACCTGAAGCATTTGTAATTCTAAGTGATATATTATTTTTAAACGGCAGATATCAGAAATCTCTAAAATGTATTGACATGGCACTAAATTCATTGAAAAATAATATAACATATTATATAAAAGGAAGAACATTGATGTATTTGCACAGATATAATGAAGCAGTTGAGTATTTTGATATGATTGACAGTGGAGAATATTCATGTGATAGTGCTATTGACAATATCATTTGCCGATTATTAACTGGTAAAAACATCAAAAAGCCAATGACAATATTGAAAAAGGATTTTATAGAGGCGTATAGAGTATGTTTTAAATTTGATTTATTGGTTAAAGAAGGTGTACTATCTCCATTAGATGAAAAAGATACTCGTATTTATACAGATATAATCTTTTTAATATTTGAAAAGCTATTTGATATTCAAGAATTTGATTTGTTTGAGAAATCATTGAACATGCTTAATATGGTTAATGAAAAAGATGTATTATTGAAACTTGGCAAACTTTATTTTCGGCATGGCGCATATAAACTTGCGGAAGAGGAATTAACGCGTTCAATGAAACTTTTTGATGAAATCGACGATGAAGGATTTATGATATTAAAAATTTTGTGCAGCCAAAATACTGAGAAGATTGATGCGTGA
- the galU gene encoding UTP--glucose-1-phosphate uridylyltransferase GalU: MKIRKAIIPAAGLGTRFLPATKAQPKEMLPIVDKPTIQYIVEEAVNSGIEDILIITGRNKRAIEDHFDKSVELELELKKKGKENLLNLVEDITNMVDIHYIRQKEPKGLGHAIYCAHTFVGNEPFAVLLGDDIVDAEVPVLKQMIEQYERYNCSIIGVQEVPKSEVDKYGIVDANMIDDRLYRVNNLVEKPKKEEAPSNMAILGRYIISPKIFDILKDLRPGAGGEIQLTDALKALLDYEAIYAYNFEGKRYDVGDRMGFLKATIEYALKRDNLKDDLLKYLNEIVKAADKNDIEVAAYSENNKQK, encoded by the coding sequence ATGAAAATAAGAAAAGCGATAATTCCAGCAGCAGGACTTGGAACTAGGTTTTTGCCTGCAACAAAAGCACAGCCAAAAGAAATGCTTCCAATAGTTGATAAGCCGACTATACAATATATAGTAGAAGAAGCCGTAAACTCTGGCATAGAAGATATACTCATTATAACAGGAAGAAATAAAAGAGCGATAGAGGACCATTTCGATAAATCTGTAGAATTAGAACTAGAATTAAAGAAAAAAGGCAAAGAAAATCTTTTAAACCTCGTTGAAGATATAACAAATATGGTGGATATACATTATATAAGGCAAAAAGAGCCAAAAGGACTTGGTCATGCCATTTATTGTGCACATACATTTGTAGGGAACGAGCCATTTGCAGTTCTTTTAGGGGACGATATAGTTGATGCAGAAGTACCTGTATTGAAGCAGATGATAGAACAGTATGAAAGATACAACTGTTCCATAATCGGCGTACAAGAAGTACCAAAGAGTGAAGTAGACAAATACGGCATAGTAGATGCCAACATGATTGATGACAGGCTGTACAGAGTAAACAACCTAGTGGAAAAGCCAAAAAAAGAAGAAGCACCATCAAACATGGCCATACTTGGAAGGTATATAATATCGCCAAAGATATTTGATATACTAAAAGACTTAAGGCCCGGAGCAGGTGGAGAAATACAGCTTACTGATGCACTTAAAGCGCTATTGGACTATGAAGCAATATACGCATATAATTTTGAAGGAAAGAGGTATGATGTGGGCGATAGAATGGGGTTTTTAAAAGCAACTATTGAATATGCTTTAAAAAGAGATAATCTAAAAGATGATCTTCTTAAATATCTAAATGAAATTGTAAAAGCTGCCGATAAAAACGATATAGAAGTTGCAGCATACAGTGAAAATAATAAACAGAAATAG